The Flaviramulus sp. BrNp1-15 genome has a window encoding:
- a CDS encoding DUF3108 domain-containing protein produces the protein MPRIHLLLICLVTLNLSAQNNTIGINEKLTYTASYNMSGILTDIAQVTMETSPVKTSKATLLRLKCTATTYSKWDNFFKIRDLYESYVNPKTLTPYLYNRDINEGTYYKNMKYTFSHKTKTVKSVQKKKKNQVENKSVSISSGTKDIVSTLYYIRLFDFANMSVGSSKTLPIIFDRKEVRGKITYLGKETISTAIGRKECYKLAIGSSESDVLQGKNNLLWITADENKIPVYGKFKIPVGNGELKIKSASGLKN, from the coding sequence ATGCCACGTATACACCTATTATTAATTTGCCTTGTTACACTTAACTTAAGCGCTCAAAACAATACTATTGGTATTAATGAAAAACTTACCTACACAGCTTCATATAACATGTCTGGAATTTTAACAGATATAGCACAAGTTACTATGGAAACTAGTCCTGTTAAAACCTCTAAAGCTACATTATTAAGATTAAAATGTACGGCAACAACATACAGTAAATGGGATAATTTTTTCAAAATAAGAGATTTATACGAAAGCTATGTAAACCCAAAAACTTTAACTCCATATTTATATAATAGAGATATTAATGAAGGTACTTATTATAAAAATATGAAGTACACTTTTAGCCATAAAACAAAAACAGTTAAATCTGTTCAGAAAAAAAAGAAAAACCAAGTAGAAAACAAAAGTGTTTCAATAAGCTCTGGTACAAAAGATATCGTATCAACACTGTATTATATAAGATTGTTTGATTTTGCAAATATGTCTGTAGGTTCTAGTAAAACTCTTCCAATAATTTTCGATAGAAAAGAAGTAAGAGGAAAAATAACATATTTGGGTAAAGAAACAATATCTACTGCTATTGGAAGAAAAGAATGTTACAAATTAGCTATAGGCTCTAGTGAGTCTGATGTGCTTCAGGGTAAAAATAATCTTTTATGGATTACTGCCGATGAAAATAAGATTCCTGTTTATGGCAAGTTTAAAATACCTGTTGGTAATGGCGAATTAAAAATAAAATCTGCTTCAGGTTTAAAAAATTAA
- a CDS encoding M28 family peptidase, protein MKAFCILSLFALVGTCATPKYTVKIENLKDSIQLSDSTLVAKYVNTITTEELRTHLYKFSSQEFQGRKAGEIGQKLASEFIQSYYQNQNISAPIGLDNYYQTIPSNFLPDDINSSENVLAFIKGSEKPEEVIIISAHLDHLGITEDGKVYRGADDDGSGTVALMEMAQAFNIAKNEGNGPKRSILFLHLTAEEIGKQGSAYYIKKPVFPLENTVANLNIDMIGRVDDKHKNNKNYIYLIGSDRLSKELHYLSEKVNNTYFNINIDYKYNAEGERNGYFTRSDHYNFALQDIPVIFYFNGEHEDYHKISDTPDKIDYPLLEKRTKLIFTTAWEIANKEHRLVLDRDNELLK, encoded by the coding sequence ATGAAAGCATTTTGTATTCTCTCTCTCTTTGCATTAGTTGGCACTTGTGCCACTCCTAAATACACTGTAAAAATTGAAAATTTAAAAGATAGTATTCAACTATCTGACAGCACTTTAGTTGCAAAATATGTAAATACAATAACTACCGAAGAATTAAGAACGCATCTTTATAAGTTTTCCTCACAAGAGTTTCAAGGTAGAAAAGCTGGAGAAATTGGGCAAAAATTAGCCTCAGAGTTTATACAATCATATTATCAAAACCAAAATATTAGTGCTCCAATTGGTCTAGATAATTATTATCAAACTATACCATCAAACTTTTTACCAGATGATATTAATAGTTCTGAAAATGTTTTAGCATTCATTAAAGGAAGTGAAAAACCTGAAGAAGTTATTATTATTTCAGCTCACTTAGACCATTTAGGTATTACTGAAGATGGAAAAGTATATCGAGGTGCAGATGACGATGGATCTGGAACAGTGGCATTAATGGAAATGGCTCAAGCTTTTAACATAGCTAAAAATGAAGGAAACGGACCAAAAAGAAGTATTTTATTCCTTCATTTAACTGCAGAAGAAATAGGTAAACAAGGTTCTGCTTATTACATTAAGAAACCTGTATTTCCTTTAGAAAACACTGTTGCTAATTTAAACATTGATATGATTGGTCGTGTGGATGACAAACACAAAAACAATAAAAATTATATTTATTTAATTGGTTCAGATAGATTAAGTAAAGAGCTTCATTACCTCTCTGAAAAAGTAAATAACACCTATTTTAATATTAATATAGATTACAAATATAATGCTGAGGGAGAACGAAATGGTTACTTCACCAGATCAGACCACTACAATTTTGCACTTCAAGATATTCCAGTTATTTTTTATTTTAATGGAGAGCATGAAGATTACCATAAAATAAGCGATACACCAGACAAAATAGATTACCCGTTATTAGAAAAACGCACAAAACTTATTTTTACTACTGCCTGGGAAATTGCAAATAAAGAACACCGTTTGGTTTTAGATAGAGATAATGAATTGTTAAAATAA
- a CDS encoding putative quinol monooxygenase has translation MIVRIVKMGFYKQNIEIFLSNFEDTKQRIRNFEGCQFLELYRDVKDPTVFFTYSYWESEEALEGYRKSELFNSVWSKTKPLFSKPAKAWSVEKLQTLK, from the coding sequence ATGATAGTTAGAATAGTTAAAATGGGATTTTACAAACAAAATATAGAAATTTTTCTTTCTAATTTTGAAGACACAAAACAACGCATTAGAAATTTTGAAGGTTGCCAGTTTTTAGAATTATATAGAGACGTAAAAGATCCAACTGTGTTTTTTACTTATAGTTATTGGGAATCTGAAGAAGCGTTAGAAGGTTACAGAAAATCTGAATTATTTAATTCTGTTTGGTCTAAAACAAAACCTCTTTTTAGTAAACCTGCAAAAGCTTGGAGTGTTGAAAAGTTACAAACATTAAAATAA
- a CDS encoding universal stress protein: MKTILLPTDFSNNSINAINYAIKLFEHIACDFYILNVQKASSFISDDMMTVSSSATIYTTLVSAAKKSITNIISKIEKTTNNKNHTFHSIVDYDNFVDAINQTCQKHDVDLIIMGTKGASGLDKVIFGSNTVRVMQRCIVPVLAIPEGCTFKKLDTIAFTSSFRSSYFIKDLKPLKDLVKLYNTKLKILHVEEDYNFKEKLNENIKFFKEHFIDVTFDRIISNGKDIYTSIHDYVIEKDIKMIAMLSKKHPFLIRLFSKHSVETFAFKIDVPFLVMHNS, from the coding sequence ATGAAAACTATTTTATTACCCACAGATTTTTCAAATAATTCTATTAATGCAATTAATTACGCTATAAAATTATTCGAGCATATTGCCTGTGATTTTTATATTTTAAATGTACAAAAAGCGTCTTCTTTTATTTCTGATGATATGATGACTGTTTCATCATCTGCAACTATTTACACTACTTTAGTAAGTGCCGCAAAAAAATCTATTACAAATATTATTTCTAAAATTGAAAAAACAACCAATAACAAAAACCACACATTTCATTCTATAGTAGATTACGATAATTTTGTTGATGCCATTAATCAAACCTGCCAGAAACATGATGTTGATTTAATTATTATGGGTACCAAAGGCGCTTCGGGTTTAGATAAAGTAATTTTTGGAAGCAATACAGTACGTGTTATGCAGCGATGCATTGTACCAGTTTTAGCTATTCCAGAAGGCTGCACGTTTAAAAAATTAGATACTATTGCTTTTACCAGTAGTTTTAGATCATCTTATTTTATTAAGGATTTAAAACCTTTAAAAGATCTAGTTAAATTATATAACACAAAATTAAAAATATTGCATGTTGAAGAAGACTATAATTTTAAAGAAAAACTAAATGAAAATATTAAGTTTTTTAAAGAACATTTTATTGATGTTACTTTTGATAGAATTATTTCTAATGGAAAAGATATTTACACCAGCATCCATGACTATGTGATTGAAAAGGATATAAAAATGATTGCTATGTTGAGTAAAAAACATCCTTTTTTAATTCGCTTGTTTTCTAAACACTCCGTTGAAACATTTGCTTTTAAAATTGATGTTCCGTTTTTAGTTATGCACAATTCTTAA
- the gldF gene encoding gliding motility-associated ABC transporter permease subunit GldF has product MLAILKKEINSFFASPIGYLVIAIFLVLNGLFLWLFRGEFNIIDYGFADLSSFFLLAPWILIFLIPAVTMRSFSDEKKQGTLELLLTKPISLINIVLGKYFGAFILILIALLPTLLYVYTVYQLGNPIGNLDMGSTLGSYFGLLFLVAAYTAIGVFASTISDNQIVAFITAVFICFIFYIGFEGVAEFTSSNFIEQLGMSVHFKSMSRGVLDTRDILYFLSITVFFLMLTKLNISKVK; this is encoded by the coding sequence ATGCTAGCAATTCTAAAAAAAGAAATAAACTCATTTTTTGCATCGCCAATTGGCTACTTGGTTATTGCCATTTTTTTAGTTTTAAATGGTTTGTTTTTATGGTTGTTTAGGGGAGAATTTAATATTATTGATTACGGTTTTGCAGATTTATCGTCGTTCTTTTTATTAGCGCCCTGGATTTTAATTTTCTTAATTCCTGCAGTTACTATGCGCAGTTTTTCTGATGAAAAAAAACAAGGCACTTTAGAACTTCTACTCACTAAACCTATTTCTTTAATTAATATCGTTTTAGGAAAATATTTTGGAGCTTTTATTTTAATACTCATTGCTCTTTTACCAACTTTATTATACGTTTATACCGTTTATCAATTAGGAAATCCTATTGGTAATCTAGATATGGGTAGTACACTGGGCTCCTATTTTGGTTTATTATTTTTAGTTGCTGCTTATACAGCAATTGGAGTATTTGCTTCAACTATTTCAGATAATCAAATAGTTGCATTTATTACAGCGGTTTTTATTTGTTTTATATTTTATATTGGTTTTGAAGGTGTTGCAGAATTTACTTCAAGCAATTTTATAGAACAATTGGGTATGAGCGTACATTTTAAAAGTATGAGTCGTGGTGTTTTAGATACTCGCGATATATTATATTTTTTAAGCATTACGGTATTTTTCCTAATGCTTACTAAACTTAACATTAGCAAAGTAAAATAG
- the gldG gene encoding gliding motility-associated ABC transporter substrate-binding protein GldG, which produces MNKNLKHIVLLVIVLIAINFISSKVYKRFDLTSDKRYTLSESAINVVKDIESPIVVDIFLEGDDFPSEFRRLQKETKQLLEEFSAKNKNIIFNFINPLEDDTTRERNIQQLTQRGLTPMQLSIQENGKSSQAIIFPWALASYNEQTVIIPLVKNKIGASQQDLVSNSVQHLEYAFADGFSKLIKPKKRKIAILKGNKQLDDKYIADFVKKLGEYYFIAPFTLDSVSKNPQKTLTDLRGFDLIISAKPTEQFTENEKFVLDQYTMNGGKSLWLIDAVVMEKDSLYNDAGRNFAISRDLNLTDFFFKYGVRINPVMVSTLYSAPITLAMGSGSESQFQNLRWPYSPLAATSNNHPIVNNLNLVRFDFANQIDTLKNSVKKTILLESAPLTKLEGTPREINLNLVTKEQDPASFNKGNQTLAVLLEGEFNSAYNNLIKPFTLSEEKNKSVPTKMVVIADGDVIKNDVIRNTPQELGFDRWTGQTYGNKEFLLNTVNYLLDDDGLINIRSKEIAVAFLNQQKITSEKTKWQLINIALPMVLLGIFGFFFNYLRKKKYAS; this is translated from the coding sequence TTGAATAAAAATTTAAAACATATAGTCTTACTGGTAATTGTTTTAATAGCGATTAATTTTATTAGCAGTAAAGTATATAAACGTTTCGATTTAACTTCAGATAAACGCTATACTTTAAGTGAATCTGCCATAAATGTTGTTAAAGACATTGAATCACCTATTGTTGTCGATATATTTTTAGAAGGCGATGATTTTCCTTCGGAATTCAGACGTCTTCAAAAAGAAACTAAACAATTACTCGAAGAGTTTTCAGCAAAAAACAAAAACATCATCTTTAATTTTATTAATCCGCTAGAAGATGATACAACTAGAGAACGAAATATTCAACAATTAACACAAAGGGGGTTAACACCTATGCAATTAAGCATTCAAGAAAACGGAAAATCGTCGCAAGCTATAATTTTTCCTTGGGCATTAGCTAGTTATAATGAGCAAACGGTTATTATTCCTTTAGTAAAAAATAAAATAGGTGCTTCGCAACAAGACTTAGTTAGTAATTCTGTACAACATCTAGAATACGCTTTCGCAGATGGATTCAGCAAATTAATAAAACCTAAAAAACGGAAAATTGCTATTTTAAAAGGTAACAAACAACTTGATGACAAGTATATTGCAGACTTTGTTAAGAAGCTTGGTGAATATTATTTTATTGCACCTTTTACATTAGACAGTGTGTCTAAAAATCCGCAAAAAACATTAACAGATTTAAGGGGTTTCGACTTAATTATTTCAGCAAAACCTACAGAACAATTTACCGAAAATGAAAAGTTTGTTTTAGACCAATACACTATGAATGGTGGTAAAAGTCTTTGGTTAATTGATGCCGTAGTCATGGAAAAGGACAGCCTTTATAATGATGCTGGACGAAATTTTGCTATTTCAAGAGATTTAAACTTAACCGATTTTTTCTTTAAATATGGCGTTCGTATAAATCCGGTTATGGTAAGCACCCTATACTCTGCTCCTATAACTTTGGCAATGGGAAGTGGTAGCGAGTCTCAATTTCAAAATTTAAGATGGCCTTATTCGCCATTAGCTGCAACAAGTAATAATCATCCAATTGTAAACAATTTAAATTTGGTAAGGTTTGATTTTGCAAATCAAATTGACACACTTAAAAACAGTGTTAAAAAAACTATCCTTTTAGAATCTGCTCCTTTAACAAAGCTTGAAGGCACTCCAAGAGAAATTAACTTAAATTTAGTGACTAAAGAGCAAGATCCTGCAAGTTTTAATAAAGGTAACCAAACATTAGCCGTTTTACTTGAAGGTGAATTTAATTCGGCTTATAATAATCTTATAAAACCTTTTACCCTTTCGGAAGAAAAAAATAAAAGTGTACCAACCAAAATGGTAGTTATTGCTGATGGTGATGTTATAAAAAACGATGTAATTAGAAATACACCGCAAGAATTAGGTTTTGACCGTTGGACAGGACAAACCTATGGCAATAAAGAATTTTTGTTGAATACCGTTAATTATTTGCTAGACGATGATGGACTTATAAACATTCGGTCTAAAGAAATAGCCGTAGCATTCTTAAATCAGCAAAAAATAACATCAGAAAAAACTAAGTGGCAACTCATAAACATTGCATTACCAATGGTATTACTAGGTATCTTTGGATTCTTTTTTAATTACTTAAGAAAGAAAAAATACGCGTCTTAA
- a CDS encoding FUSC family protein → MKKLFTILAVIASIFAVLLSVLPVSNLAIIPAILALVFGLIAFYLSKKAGEVKKIIQFSFLLTIIALALTTYKAIFTETKVADTEVLEATEIKLEEEAIEELEELDIDDSELEGLEIEESDLEDIPIE, encoded by the coding sequence ATGAAAAAATTATTTACTATTCTAGCGGTAATTGCATCAATATTTGCTGTTTTACTTTCTGTTTTACCTGTTTCAAATTTAGCCATTATTCCTGCTATACTTGCGTTAGTTTTTGGCCTTATAGCCTTTTATTTATCTAAAAAGGCTGGAGAAGTAAAAAAAATAATTCAATTTAGTTTTCTTCTAACAATTATTGCACTTGCACTAACTACTTACAAAGCTATTTTTACAGAAACTAAAGTAGCAGATACAGAAGTTTTAGAAGCTACAGAAATTAAACTTGAAGAAGAAGCCATTGAAGAATTAGAAGAATTAGATATTGATGACTCAGAACTTGAAGGCTTAGAAATTGAAGAATCTGATTTAGAAGATATTCCAATCGAATAG
- the dnaN gene encoding DNA polymerase III subunit beta, translating into MKFIVSSTYLLKQLQVLGGVINNSNTLPILDNFLFELDHTKLTVSASDLETTMSSSLDVESDSSGSVAIPARLLLDTLKTFPEQPLTFVVEDNSTVEISSNHGKYALAYADGNEFPKAVALEDPSKTVVTGDVLATAISKTIFAAGNDDLRPVMSGVFFQFSTQGLTFVATDAHKLVKYTREDIKANQVAEFIMPKKPLTLLKGILAASEDDVTIEYNESNAKFTFENSELICRLIDGKYPNYEAVIPKENPNKLVIDRNQFLNSVRRVSIFSNKTTHQIRLKIAGAELNISAEDIDYSNKAEERLTCDYQGDDMQIGFNSRFLTEMLNNLSSDEVQLEMSMPNRAGILTPVDGLDEGEQITMLVMPVMLNS; encoded by the coding sequence ATGAAATTTATAGTATCAAGTACATATTTATTAAAACAATTACAAGTTTTAGGTGGCGTTATCAATAATTCAAACACCTTACCAATTTTAGATAATTTTTTATTTGAATTAGATCATACAAAATTAACCGTTTCTGCAAGTGATTTAGAAACCACAATGTCTTCATCTTTAGATGTTGAGAGTGACAGTAGCGGAAGCGTTGCCATTCCTGCACGTTTATTGTTAGATACTTTAAAAACATTTCCAGAGCAACCTCTAACCTTTGTTGTTGAAGATAATAGCACTGTAGAAATAAGTTCTAACCACGGTAAATACGCATTAGCTTATGCCGATGGTAACGAATTCCCAAAAGCTGTGGCTCTTGAAGACCCAAGTAAAACTGTTGTAACTGGTGATGTTCTAGCAACTGCTATTAGCAAAACTATTTTTGCTGCAGGAAATGATGATTTACGTCCGGTAATGAGTGGTGTATTTTTTCAGTTTTCTACACAAGGATTAACCTTTGTGGCTACTGATGCTCACAAATTAGTAAAATATACACGCGAGGATATTAAAGCAAATCAAGTTGCAGAATTTATTATGCCAAAGAAACCTTTAACCCTTTTAAAAGGAATTTTAGCAGCTAGTGAAGATGATGTTACTATTGAATACAACGAATCTAACGCTAAATTTACTTTTGAAAATTCTGAGCTAATTTGTCGTTTAATTGACGGTAAATACCCAAATTACGAAGCGGTTATTCCTAAGGAAAACCCTAATAAATTAGTAATAGACAGAAATCAATTTTTAAATTCTGTACGTCGTGTTAGTATTTTCTCTAACAAAACAACACACCAAATACGTTTAAAAATTGCTGGTGCAGAACTTAATATTTCGGCAGAAGATATAGATTACAGTAATAAAGCAGAAGAGCGATTAACTTGCGATTATCAAGGTGATGATATGCAAATTGGTTTTAATTCACGTTTTTTAACCGAAATGTTGAATAATTTAAGCTCTGATGAAGTACAATTAGAAATGAGTATGCCTAATAGAGCTGGTATTTTAACACCTGTTGATGGACTAGATGAAGGCGAACAAATTACTATGCTGGTAATGCCTGTAATGTTAAATAGTTAA
- a CDS encoding S-adenosyl-l-methionine hydroxide adenosyltransferase family protein, translating into MAIITLTTDFGEKDYFAGATKGAIYSELPDVKIVDISHSVSPFNIPEAAYIIQNAYNSFPKGTIHIIGIDSEINAENKHIAIKLDGHYFICANNGIMSMICSEIAPEKIVEINIHDKIQTSFPVLDVFVKVACHIARGGTLEVIGKNITNIKPIKNIVPYVNDDKTQIIGSIIYIDNYGNVVTNIKRAFFETIQRGRDFEISARNYTFKKIHKKYSDIVNFEIPENKRHDEGRKLVVFNSGDFLEIAVYKSNSETVGSASTLLGLGLMDAVSVHFISSPVIPKGQEIIQNVTKASDYQ; encoded by the coding sequence ATGGCCATAATAACATTAACCACCGATTTTGGTGAAAAAGATTACTTTGCTGGCGCAACTAAAGGCGCCATTTATAGTGAGCTACCCGATGTTAAGATTGTTGATATCTCACATTCTGTTTCACCATTTAACATTCCTGAAGCAGCATATATTATTCAAAACGCCTATAATAGTTTTCCTAAAGGCACTATCCACATTATTGGTATTGACTCTGAAATTAATGCTGAAAATAAACATATTGCTATAAAACTTGACGGTCACTATTTTATTTGTGCCAACAATGGAATTATGAGTATGATTTGTTCTGAAATTGCTCCAGAAAAAATTGTTGAAATTAACATACACGATAAAATTCAAACCAGTTTTCCTGTATTAGATGTTTTTGTAAAAGTAGCTTGCCATATTGCTCGTGGTGGAACTCTTGAAGTTATTGGTAAAAACATAACCAACATAAAACCAATAAAAAACATTGTACCCTATGTAAACGATGATAAAACGCAAATTATTGGCAGCATCATCTATATTGACAATTACGGAAATGTGGTAACAAATATTAAACGTGCCTTTTTTGAAACCATCCAAAGAGGACGTGATTTTGAAATTTCTGCACGCAACTATACGTTTAAAAAAATACATAAAAAATATAGCGATATTGTAAACTTTGAAATCCCTGAAAACAAACGACATGATGAGGGTCGAAAATTAGTGGTTTTTAATTCTGGTGATTTTTTAGAAATTGCCGTTTACAAGAGTAATAGTGAAACAGTGGGTAGCGCATCAACATTATTAGGCTTAGGTTTAATGGATGCTGTGAGTGTACATTTTATTTCATCGCCTGTAATTCCAAAAGGGCAGGAAATAATACAGAATGTTACAAAAGCAAGTGATTACCAATAA
- a CDS encoding M28 family metallopeptidase codes for MKNLAILLCATLFITSCSSSQNKSKKSSAPETYAKTITASELKDMLYTYASDDFEGRKTGEPGQKKAIEFIKNHYLSANIPSPITEGDYFQDIPASYFSDGIKDSENVLAYIKGSEKPDEVIVISAHLDHIGISKNGDINNGADDDGSGTVAILEIAEAFKAAEKKGNGPKRSILFLHVTGEEIGLFGSRYYANEDPVFPLENTVANLNIDMIGRVDPKHEGGENYLYLIGSDKLSKELHDLSEEVNKEYFNLEFDYTYNDDNDPNRFYYRSDHYNFAKNNIPVIFYFNGTHADYHRPSDTPDKINYEFLETRTRLIFHTAWELANRDERIKLD; via the coding sequence TTGAAAAATCTAGCAATTCTCCTCTGCGCTACATTGTTTATAACATCATGTAGCTCTTCTCAAAATAAGTCTAAAAAATCATCTGCTCCAGAAACTTATGCAAAAACTATCACAGCAAGTGAGCTTAAAGATATGCTTTACACCTATGCATCTGATGATTTTGAAGGCAGAAAAACTGGCGAACCCGGACAAAAAAAAGCAATTGAATTTATAAAAAATCATTACTTATCTGCAAATATTCCTTCTCCAATTACAGAAGGTGATTATTTTCAAGATATTCCAGCTTCTTATTTTAGTGATGGTATAAAAGACTCAGAAAATGTTCTAGCTTACATTAAAGGTTCTGAAAAGCCAGACGAAGTTATAGTCATTTCAGCTCATTTAGACCATATAGGAATTTCTAAAAATGGCGATATTAATAATGGTGCAGATGATGATGGCTCTGGTACTGTAGCTATTTTAGAAATTGCAGAAGCTTTTAAAGCTGCTGAGAAAAAGGGAAATGGCCCCAAACGTTCTATTCTTTTTTTACATGTAACTGGCGAAGAAATAGGTCTTTTTGGTTCTCGATATTATGCTAATGAAGATCCTGTTTTCCCTTTAGAAAATACTGTTGCTAATTTAAATATTGATATGATTGGTCGTGTAGACCCAAAGCACGAAGGCGGTGAAAACTACTTATATTTAATTGGGTCAGATAAATTAAGCAAAGAATTACATGACCTTTCTGAAGAGGTAAATAAAGAGTATTTTAATTTAGAATTTGATTATACTTACAATGATGATAACGACCCTAATCGTTTTTATTACCGTTCAGATCATTACAATTTTGCCAAAAATAATATACCGGTTATTTTCTACTTTAATGGTACACATGCCGATTACCACAGACCTAGCGACACACCAGACAAAATTAACTACGAATTTTTAGAAACGCGAACGCGTTTAATTTTTCACACCGCTTGGGAATTAGCGAATAGGGATGAAAGAATAAAGTTGGATTAG
- a CDS encoding DUF4870 domain-containing protein, with protein MREDNQLLVITHLSQLITLFTGFGSLLLPLVLWLTQKEKVYQMDTHGKNIVNFQLSLIVYCLICIPLILLFGLGLLGFLILGIVSIIFPIVNAIKASRGETATYPFTINFIN; from the coding sequence ATGAGAGAAGATAATCAACTTTTAGTCATAACACATTTAAGTCAGTTAATAACCTTATTTACAGGTTTTGGTAGTTTATTATTACCGCTTGTGCTTTGGTTAACACAAAAAGAAAAAGTGTATCAAATGGATACACATGGTAAAAACATTGTAAACTTTCAGTTAAGCTTAATAGTTTACTGTCTTATATGTATACCTTTAATTTTATTATTCGGTTTAGGCTTATTAGGTTTTTTAATTTTAGGAATAGTATCTATTATATTTCCTATTGTAAATGCCATTAAAGCCAGTAGAGGAGAAACAGCTACTTATCCTTTCACCATTAATTTTATTAATTAG